In the genome of Oligoflexus sp., one region contains:
- a CDS encoding ATP-binding protein — MASIFGREATRLKHFHHGGIVQTHTTSDLDDFVFLATQICGASAAILSFLDGNGQWSHASYGMTMDNRRRMISLGAPALSQTDVLVVADMSQDARFHIHPWVTRRPYIRFYAGIRLTTADNPCLGTLNVLDDAPRHLSQDQNQALLCLSRQIANRLQLRTAPQARRGTIEPTESEKQLYDALLKAENRARTMDLALEGASVGVWDWDLRTDLVNFDHRWCEMVGLDHKQTRMELKTWEQLVHPDDLKRTYEEIHAYIRGETAWYESIHRLQHANGTWVYILDRGRISAWDHDGKPIRFTGTHLDITAHERRKIELQEARRRLEEAEVAGRFGSWSLNLKTGECHWSRGLHLILDFDAEDDAPTFETFLSRLAPGDREKMAEIHRQMVTGAISVFETDYGVLMKSGEIRYVKANGTVHYEVGQAVSASGTVQDITSLKLMEMSLVQSREEAISATKTKSRFLATMSHEIRTPLNGIVGNTVLLMDTSLTAEQREMTEVIKSSSEDLLKLIDDILDFSKIEAGKLDIELQAFDLKGAVMDAVKVISGPIADKGLTLELHMNETTPDIIISDQFRLRQILLNLLSNAVKFTEAGTIRVEVSPVFVSESQTQIIVSVADTGIGLTAEQQQKLFKDFTQVDGSTTRKHGGTGLGLAICKQLCTLLGGSIEVQSELGKGSTFSFRIAAAVGDGLAPVHTHALPWREPLPLSGLEPIRILVAEDNEVNQAIALQFLRKFNLTADIVDNGLAAVEAVKRDFHELIFMDVHMPVMDGYDATKRIRAECPRDRQPYVVALTADAMKGDMNLCLDSGMNDFLKKPLNVSDLFNSISKFLALRKTELQTDGT, encoded by the coding sequence ATGGCTTCCATATTCGGTCGAGAAGCTACCAGACTGAAGCATTTCCATCACGGCGGCATCGTTCAGACGCATACCACTTCCGACCTGGATGACTTTGTCTTCCTTGCCACGCAGATCTGCGGCGCTTCAGCGGCTATTCTTTCCTTTCTCGACGGAAATGGACAATGGTCCCATGCCTCCTATGGAATGACTATGGACAACCGGCGAAGGATGATCTCCTTGGGTGCGCCTGCTCTTTCCCAAACTGACGTTTTGGTCGTTGCCGATATGAGTCAGGACGCGAGGTTTCATATCCATCCCTGGGTGACCCGCCGGCCCTATATTCGATTTTACGCTGGCATTCGTCTGACGACCGCGGACAATCCATGCCTGGGTACGCTGAATGTTTTGGATGATGCTCCTCGTCATCTGAGTCAGGACCAGAATCAAGCCCTCCTCTGCCTATCCCGACAGATTGCAAACCGCCTTCAGCTCAGGACGGCGCCACAGGCCAGGCGAGGCACGATCGAGCCTACCGAGTCTGAAAAGCAGCTCTATGATGCCCTCCTGAAAGCGGAGAATAGAGCACGAACCATGGACCTGGCCTTGGAAGGTGCCTCGGTCGGAGTTTGGGACTGGGATCTGCGAACAGATCTTGTGAACTTCGACCATCGCTGGTGCGAAATGGTGGGACTGGACCATAAGCAGACCCGGATGGAACTCAAGACCTGGGAGCAGCTGGTTCATCCAGACGACCTCAAGCGGACGTATGAAGAGATCCACGCCTATATAAGAGGCGAAACAGCCTGGTACGAAAGCATTCATAGGCTGCAGCATGCAAACGGCACATGGGTCTATATTCTGGATCGCGGTCGAATTTCCGCCTGGGATCACGATGGCAAACCCATTCGATTTACCGGGACGCATCTGGATATCACGGCTCATGAAAGAAGGAAAATTGAATTGCAGGAAGCCAGGCGACGACTCGAAGAAGCGGAAGTCGCGGGACGTTTTGGAAGCTGGAGCCTGAATCTGAAAACGGGTGAATGCCATTGGTCACGGGGTCTGCATCTCATCCTTGACTTCGACGCCGAGGATGATGCTCCCACATTCGAAACATTCCTGTCCCGCCTCGCCCCCGGGGATCGCGAGAAGATGGCGGAAATCCACCGGCAGATGGTGACGGGCGCGATATCTGTCTTCGAAACGGACTATGGGGTGCTCATGAAGTCCGGGGAAATCCGCTATGTGAAAGCAAACGGGACGGTTCACTACGAGGTCGGGCAGGCGGTTTCTGCATCAGGAACTGTTCAGGACATCACCAGTCTTAAATTGATGGAGATGTCTTTGGTCCAAAGCCGTGAAGAAGCGATATCCGCGACCAAGACAAAATCCCGGTTCCTGGCTACCATGAGCCATGAGATCCGAACTCCTTTGAATGGTATTGTCGGCAACACGGTTCTGCTTATGGATACAAGCCTGACAGCTGAGCAGAGGGAGATGACCGAAGTCATCAAAAGCAGCAGTGAGGATCTCCTGAAGCTCATTGACGACATCCTTGATTTTTCCAAGATCGAAGCCGGCAAGCTGGATATCGAACTGCAAGCTTTTGACCTGAAAGGAGCCGTGATGGATGCGGTTAAAGTGATTTCAGGTCCCATAGCGGACAAGGGGCTCACGCTCGAACTTCACATGAACGAGACAACACCCGACATCATCATCAGTGACCAGTTCCGCTTACGGCAGATACTCCTGAACCTTCTGAGCAACGCCGTGAAATTCACAGAGGCCGGCACGATAAGAGTGGAGGTCAGCCCGGTTTTCGTCTCGGAATCACAGACGCAAATTATTGTTTCCGTTGCGGACACGGGCATTGGACTGACTGCCGAGCAGCAGCAGAAGCTATTCAAAGACTTCACGCAGGTCGATGGCTCCACGACCCGAAAACATGGAGGGACTGGACTCGGTCTTGCCATCTGCAAGCAGCTCTGCACCCTGCTTGGAGGAAGCATCGAAGTGCAGAGCGAGTTGGGGAAAGGCTCGACGTTTTCTTTTCGAATCGCGGCGGCTGTCGGCGATGGGCTGGCCCCTGTCCATACCCATGCTTTGCCATGGCGGGAGCCGCTCCCGCTATCCGGCTTGGAACCCATCCGCATCCTGGTTGCTGAGGATAACGAAGTCAATCAGGCGATCGCCCTTCAATTCCTTCGGAAGTTCAACCTCACCGCGGATATCGTGGATAACGGCCTGGCTGCCGTCGAAGCTGTGAAGCGCGATTTCCATGAACTTATCTTCATGGATGTTCACATGCCCGTAATGGACGGCTATGATGCGACGAAAAGAATAAGGGCCGAGTGCCCCCGTGATCGGCAACCTTACGTCGTGGCCCTGACCGCTGATGCCATGAAAGGCGACATGAATCTTTGCCTTGACTCGGGCATGAATGATTTCTTGAAGAAACCTCTGAACGTGAGCGACCTTTTCAACAGCATTTCCAAATTCCTGGCCCTGCGCAAGACGGAACTCCAGACCGACGGAACCTGA
- the asnB gene encoding asparagine synthase B yields the protein MCGIFAFFGHSRSPQELETAFATLQHRGPDKSSVENIRPGVWFGFHRLAIMDLSEAGQQPFHHPENKDALICNGEIYNADDLRARLEGSFPFHSHSDCEVLLPLIRADGFAKAMRELDAEFALVYYDSDRQTLWAARDPIGIRPLFYGTTEVPGEIAFASEVKALHGICTDVKPVPPGHYFDGYTFRPYRSMTDQAPRFHAKREDALPMIRETLTEAVRKRLHSDRELGCLLSGGLDSSLVAALATKLAGHRIQTFAVGCTVGPIDMKYAAEVARHIDSDHHEIYFELDEAVAILEEVIRQLETWDITTVRAAIGMYIVCRAIRKQSSVKVLLTGEVSDELFGYKYTDFAPDAAAFQAEAQKRIQEIHYYDVLRADRSISSHGLEARVPFGDLAFVDTVMSIDPEMKLNKTGVGKSLLREAFAGTGLLPDSILYREKAAFSDAVGHSMVDTLKDFADKVISSAELTLAAREFPLHTPFTKEALLYRRIFEKHYPGRADLIPAYWMPNASWEGCAVNDPSARVLKNYGKSGE from the coding sequence ATGTGTGGAATTTTCGCCTTTTTCGGCCATAGTCGCTCGCCTCAGGAACTGGAAACTGCTTTCGCCACCCTGCAGCATCGCGGGCCCGACAAATCCAGCGTGGAGAATATCCGCCCCGGGGTCTGGTTTGGCTTTCACCGCCTCGCCATCATGGACCTGTCCGAGGCCGGCCAGCAGCCCTTCCACCATCCAGAGAACAAGGATGCGCTGATTTGTAATGGCGAGATCTATAATGCGGACGATCTGAGGGCCCGTCTGGAAGGCTCTTTCCCCTTCCATTCGCATTCCGACTGTGAGGTCCTTCTGCCTTTGATTCGCGCCGATGGTTTCGCGAAGGCCATGAGGGAGCTTGATGCCGAGTTTGCCCTTGTTTATTACGACAGCGACCGGCAGACGCTTTGGGCGGCGCGGGATCCGATTGGAATTCGGCCTTTGTTCTACGGCACGACCGAGGTTCCTGGTGAAATCGCGTTTGCCTCGGAAGTCAAGGCGCTTCATGGCATCTGCACGGACGTGAAGCCTGTGCCTCCTGGGCATTACTTTGATGGTTACACCTTCCGGCCTTATCGCTCGATGACTGATCAGGCGCCCCGCTTCCATGCGAAGCGTGAGGATGCTCTGCCGATGATTCGGGAAACGCTCACGGAAGCGGTGCGGAAGCGGCTGCATTCCGATCGGGAGCTTGGCTGTCTTTTGAGTGGCGGTTTGGATTCCTCGTTGGTGGCTGCACTCGCTACAAAACTTGCAGGGCATAGGATTCAGACCTTTGCGGTGGGCTGTACGGTCGGTCCGATTGATATGAAATATGCGGCCGAGGTTGCAAGGCATATAGATTCAGATCATCACGAGATTTATTTTGAGCTGGATGAAGCCGTCGCGATCCTGGAGGAGGTGATTCGTCAGCTGGAGACCTGGGATATCACCACCGTGCGGGCGGCGATCGGGATGTATATCGTGTGCCGTGCGATTCGGAAGCAGTCTTCCGTGAAAGTGCTTCTGACGGGTGAAGTCAGTGATGAGCTCTTCGGTTATAAATACACCGACTTCGCACCGGATGCCGCTGCGTTCCAGGCCGAGGCTCAGAAGCGCATTCAAGAGATTCATTACTATGATGTATTGCGCGCGGATCGCAGTATCAGTTCGCATGGACTCGAAGCCCGTGTGCCTTTCGGTGATCTGGCCTTTGTGGATACTGTGATGTCGATTGATCCGGAAATGAAATTGAATAAAACCGGCGTGGGCAAGTCCCTTCTGCGCGAAGCCTTCGCCGGCACCGGCCTGCTTCCCGACAGCATACTGTATCGGGAAAAAGCCGCTTTCTCGGATGCCGTCGGTCACAGCATGGTCGATACTCTGAAGGACTTCGCCGATAAAGTCATCAGCTCCGCTGAGCTGACTCTTGCCGCCCGCGAGTTCCCCCTTCATACCCCCTTCACAAAAGAAGCGCTCCTCTACCGCCGCATCTTTGAAAAACATTATCCAGGCCGCGCCGACCTTATCCCCGCTTACTGGATGCCGAATGCATCCTGGGAAGGCTGCGCGGTGAATGATCCGAGTGCACGCGTTCTGAAAAACTACGGAAAAAGTGGAGAATGA
- a CDS encoding coproporphyrinogen III oxidase — MTLKLASTKTAQKAYGLVQDLQNKLVQRLDALPPHAGRTRFRPVEWLRAQGEFGGGLRYMATDEALFNRASVNISQVQYESDPTKKLGSATAISTIVHPRNPYAPSMHMHISWTEMKSGHGYWRIMGDLNPSIPNAADTATFKQMLQNASGPLFPSGQEQGEQYFHIPALGRHRGVAHFYLEEYNSGNPDADYALAKNFGERLIETYGSIIDAAIKNQNSISDAARRQQLEYHTLYFLQVLTLDRGTTSGLLVHDENDTGILGSLPSHVDRQLLDSWIPKHPPLQQKLMRALVSVLPDQAPSEVDDAVKVMIAKVTRNFYQQHPEAQELLAKGKTVPPTVTNHQS, encoded by the coding sequence ATGACCCTCAAGCTCGCAAGCACCAAAACTGCTCAGAAAGCCTATGGCCTTGTGCAGGATCTTCAAAATAAACTCGTTCAAAGGCTCGATGCCTTGCCTCCTCACGCGGGACGCACGCGCTTTCGTCCGGTGGAATGGCTGCGCGCTCAGGGTGAATTTGGGGGCGGCCTGCGTTATATGGCGACCGATGAGGCGCTTTTCAATCGCGCCTCGGTGAATATCTCGCAGGTTCAGTATGAAAGCGATCCCACGAAAAAGCTGGGCTCGGCCACGGCGATCTCCACCATCGTTCACCCGCGCAATCCCTATGCTCCGTCGATGCACATGCATATCAGCTGGACCGAAATGAAATCCGGCCATGGCTACTGGCGTATCATGGGGGATCTGAATCCCAGCATTCCCAATGCGGCCGATACGGCGACTTTTAAGCAGATGCTCCAGAATGCATCGGGTCCGCTCTTTCCAAGTGGACAGGAGCAAGGCGAACAGTATTTTCATATACCGGCTCTCGGACGGCATCGAGGGGTCGCCCATTTTTATTTGGAAGAGTATAACAGCGGCAACCCGGATGCCGACTATGCTCTCGCCAAGAATTTTGGCGAGCGGCTGATTGAAACCTATGGGTCCATCATCGACGCGGCCATAAAAAATCAGAATTCGATCAGCGACGCGGCGCGCCGGCAACAGCTGGAATACCACACGCTCTATTTTCTGCAGGTGCTGACGCTGGATCGCGGTACCACATCGGGGCTGCTGGTGCATGATGAAAACGACACCGGCATCCTGGGTTCCTTGCCGTCGCACGTCGATCGACAGCTTCTGGATTCCTGGATACCCAAGCATCCTCCCTTGCAGCAAAAACTCATGAGGGCTTTGGTTTCCGTGCTTCCGGATCAGGCGCCGAGTGAGGTGGACGATGCGGTCAAGGTGATGATTGCGAAGGTGACCCGGAATTTCTATCAGCAGCATCCAGAAGCCCAGGAACTCCTGGCCAAGGGTAAGACCGTTCCGCCTACGGTGACGAATCATCAGTCCTAG
- a CDS encoding glycosyltransferase family 2 protein has product MKVFIVLPTYNEKANIGRMIASLDQVFATLKHDMNILVVDDNSPDGTQDVVRACQATRPHLHMITGQKQGLGKAYIRGMEEALRLGADAVFEMDSDFSHDPWDVPRLLSALEQGADFVIGSRYVPGGSIPSEWSFYRKMNSKFGNIVARYVAGIYPVRDCTAGFRCIRAKVLQDVDLSTIRTQGYGFQVSLLHAAYVSGAVIKEIPVKFTDRVEGESKLGFKDIVEFILNAWAIRLRGMETFAKFAVVGLSGVVVNLGVFSALHALGLSKYIASPLAIETSIIWNFSLNHKWTFAQRQNQRRTAIKGLQFNLVSLVALAISFGTFVLLSHLYPEGSPHLFQVIGIIPATAVNYFLNSYWTFARAR; this is encoded by the coding sequence ATGAAAGTCTTTATCGTTCTGCCTACTTATAATGAGAAAGCCAATATCGGCAGAATGATTGCCAGCCTCGATCAGGTCTTCGCGACCCTGAAACACGACATGAATATTCTCGTCGTCGATGACAATTCTCCCGACGGCACGCAGGACGTGGTGCGGGCCTGTCAGGCCACGCGTCCGCATCTTCATATGATAACGGGTCAGAAGCAGGGACTTGGCAAGGCTTACATTCGCGGGATGGAAGAGGCCCTGCGCCTCGGCGCTGATGCTGTCTTTGAGATGGATTCGGATTTTTCGCATGATCCGTGGGATGTGCCGCGGCTTCTTTCCGCTTTGGAACAGGGCGCGGATTTTGTGATCGGCAGCCGCTATGTTCCGGGTGGCTCCATTCCTTCGGAGTGGAGTTTCTATCGGAAGATGAATTCCAAGTTTGGCAATATCGTCGCGCGTTACGTCGCCGGGATCTATCCTGTTCGTGATTGCACGGCCGGTTTTCGCTGCATTCGTGCCAAGGTTTTGCAGGATGTGGATCTCTCCACGATCCGCACGCAGGGCTATGGCTTTCAGGTTTCCCTTTTGCATGCCGCCTACGTAAGCGGAGCAGTGATCAAGGAAATCCCCGTGAAGTTCACCGATCGCGTCGAGGGTGAGTCCAAGCTTGGGTTCAAAGACATCGTGGAATTCATCCTGAACGCCTGGGCCATCCGCCTGCGTGGAATGGAAACCTTTGCCAAGTTCGCGGTTGTGGGGCTGTCCGGTGTGGTCGTGAACCTGGGTGTGTTCTCGGCGCTTCACGCCCTGGGACTGTCCAAATACATTGCCTCACCTTTGGCCATCGAAACGTCCATCATCTGGAATTTCAGCCTGAATCATAAATGGACCTTCGCCCAGCGGCAGAACCAGCGGCGCACGGCGATCAAGGGTCTGCAGTTCAATCTTGTCTCGCTGGTCGCTCTTGCGATCAGCTTTGGAACCTTCGTTCTGCTTTCCCATCTTTATCCTGAAGGCAGCCCGCATCTATTTCAGGTGATTGGAATTATTCCGGCCACGGCTGTGAATTACTTTTTGAATTCCTATTGGACCTTTGCCAGGGCGCGTTAA
- a CDS encoding phospholipase D-like domain-containing protein — protein sequence MFEWILNYWPYVFTVVTSALSLWAAIHAVLWKRDVRSALGWAGLIILSPGVGAVLYFLFGINRVRRKAMALRATREKFRLSLSAFTTPVEQIEKKFQPEGEALRQIATAISCVVNRPLLGGNQIEILENGEEAFPAMLEAIRQAQHSVTLVSYIFSYDALGRAFVDELALAVQRGVAVRVLIDAVGVRYHFPSVYRVLKKRGVPASLFIPIHHISVFNLRTHRKICVVDGEVGFTGGMNIRLNHVLSAPSALPTADVHFRLVGPVVGQLQEVFAEDWLFSTGESLQGDRWFRPLRVFGDVICRGIADGPDETSHALAWALQAAISSAKKRVRIVTPYFLPDMALATALGVAATRGIEIDIIIPGKSNLRLVQWASVAQLWQVVSFGCRVWVTSPPFDHAKLMTVDGQWSLIGSTNWDPRSLRLNFEFNCEAYDAYFTEKLDALIEERLARARRLNLDELSARPLPVKVRDGLARLVSPYL from the coding sequence GTGTTCGAATGGATCTTGAATTACTGGCCCTACGTCTTCACAGTGGTGACCTCGGCACTTTCCCTTTGGGCGGCGATCCATGCCGTCCTTTGGAAGCGCGATGTGCGGTCGGCCCTGGGCTGGGCTGGTTTGATCATCCTGTCCCCCGGGGTCGGGGCTGTTCTCTACTTCCTGTTCGGCATCAATCGCGTGCGGCGAAAAGCGATGGCACTGCGGGCCACGCGCGAAAAATTCCGCCTGAGCCTCTCCGCTTTCACAACACCAGTCGAACAGATCGAGAAGAAATTCCAGCCGGAAGGGGAGGCCCTCAGACAGATTGCGACCGCGATCAGCTGCGTCGTGAACCGGCCGCTTCTGGGCGGCAATCAGATCGAGATTCTGGAAAACGGCGAAGAAGCGTTTCCCGCCATGCTGGAGGCGATTCGGCAGGCGCAGCATTCCGTCACGCTCGTGTCTTATATTTTTTCCTACGATGCCCTGGGACGCGCGTTCGTCGATGAACTGGCCTTGGCCGTTCAACGCGGGGTTGCAGTCCGGGTTCTGATCGATGCGGTGGGCGTGCGCTATCACTTCCCTTCGGTTTATCGCGTCCTGAAAAAACGCGGCGTGCCGGCCTCGCTCTTCATTCCCATTCATCACATCAGTGTCTTCAACCTGCGAACGCACAGAAAAATCTGCGTCGTGGATGGCGAGGTCGGCTTCACGGGCGGCATGAATATCCGCCTGAATCATGTGCTTTCCGCGCCGAGCGCCTTGCCCACGGCCGACGTTCACTTTCGCCTGGTCGGACCCGTGGTCGGCCAGCTGCAGGAGGTCTTCGCCGAAGACTGGCTCTTCAGCACGGGGGAAAGCCTGCAGGGAGACCGCTGGTTCCGGCCTTTGCGTGTGTTCGGTGATGTCATCTGCCGTGGAATTGCGGATGGTCCTGATGAAACGAGTCATGCGCTCGCCTGGGCTCTGCAGGCGGCTATCTCATCGGCGAAAAAACGCGTGCGCATCGTTACACCTTATTTCCTTCCCGATATGGCTTTGGCGACAGCCCTGGGTGTGGCGGCGACGCGCGGCATCGAAATCGATATCATCATCCCCGGAAAGAGCAACCTCAGGCTCGTGCAGTGGGCGTCGGTGGCTCAGCTGTGGCAGGTCGTGAGCTTTGGCTGCCGGGTCTGGGTCACGTCCCCACCATTCGATCATGCAAAACTCATGACTGTGGATGGACAGTGGAGCCTGATCGGATCCACGAACTGGGATCCGCGTTCGCTCCGTTTGAATTTTGAATTCAACTGTGAAGCCTATGATGCGTATTTCACGGAAAAGCTGGATGCGCTGATCGAAGAACGCCTCGCCCGCGCCAGGCGACTGAACCTGGATGAGCTCAGCGCCCGGCCCCTGCCGGTGAAAGTGCGGGATGGACTGGCAAGACTCGTCTCGCCTTACCTTTGA
- a CDS encoding pseudouridine synthase, which translates to MDKGFPVLYEDDAMIVIHKPAGILVHRGEATSRREPAVLQIMRDACGQHLYPVHRLDRPTSGVLVLARSSEMASILSRQWMQKLCRKTYLALVRGWAPESMTIDLPLSDLDDPTAPAQDAVTQIKRLATVELDQSVDRYPKARYSLCELQPETGRRHQLRRHMKSIFHPIIGDTVYGHGVHNRFFREHFAVSRLMLHHLRLELTHPVTDAPLHLEAPCDEAWQGLMVQLGTELRAWKG; encoded by the coding sequence ATGGACAAGGGTTTCCCCGTCCTTTATGAGGACGACGCGATGATCGTCATCCATAAGCCCGCGGGCATCCTCGTGCATCGCGGGGAAGCCACCTCGCGTCGTGAGCCGGCTGTTTTGCAGATCATGCGGGATGCGTGCGGTCAGCATCTTTATCCTGTGCATCGACTGGATCGACCGACATCAGGGGTCCTGGTCCTGGCGCGGAGTTCCGAGATGGCTTCGATTTTAAGCAGACAGTGGATGCAGAAGCTCTGTCGGAAGACGTATCTTGCGCTCGTGCGGGGTTGGGCTCCTGAAAGCATGACCATTGATCTTCCCCTGAGCGATCTGGATGATCCCACGGCCCCAGCCCAGGATGCTGTGACGCAGATCAAACGCCTCGCGACGGTCGAACTCGATCAGAGCGTCGATCGTTATCCAAAGGCCCGCTACAGTCTTTGTGAACTGCAGCCGGAAACAGGCCGTAGGCATCAGCTGCGACGTCACATGAAGTCCATTTTTCATCCCATTATCGGGGATACCGTTTATGGGCATGGCGTGCACAATCGTTTCTTCCGCGAGCATTTTGCGGTGAGTCGGCTGATGCTGCATCATCTTCGATTGGAACTTACGCATCCCGTGACGGATGCTCCCCTGCATCTGGAAGCCCCGTGCGATGAAGCCTGGCAAGGCTTAATGGTGCAGCTGGGGACCGAGCTTCGGGCCTGGAAGGGGTGA
- a CDS encoding acetate kinase, with product MNILVINCGSSSLKFQLIDMEEKSEQALAQGVVERIGGEALLTLRSGARRIRKTAPVRKQRDALALVLEWLVSPEAGGPVIPSLASIHAVGHRVVHGGEKFRASVRINAKVMTGLEDCIDLAPIHNPANINGIRAVQEILGTEIPQIAVFDTSFHLTMPEPAWMYAIPYSLYRRHKVRRYGFHGTSCRFVAQRYREITGRTEAQTNLILFHLGNGCSVTAIIGGLSVDTSMGMTPLEGLMMGTRSGDIDPAVLELIADKEGMNIHEMEALLNKQSGLLGVSGLTHDMRDLLEEVQDNGDRRAQLAIDMFCYRARKYLGAYLVATGGVDAIVFTGGIGENADVVREQILRGLHRFGIEVDPEKNKETVGSREGRISKDGLSPEVWVIPTNEELMIARDVLQLVSG from the coding sequence ATGAATATACTTGTGATTAACTGCGGCAGCTCGTCGCTTAAATTCCAGCTGATTGATATGGAAGAAAAAAGTGAACAGGCCCTGGCCCAGGGCGTGGTCGAGCGCATCGGTGGTGAAGCTCTCCTGACTCTGCGATCCGGTGCCCGTCGCATACGCAAGACGGCTCCGGTTCGGAAACAGCGTGATGCCCTGGCCCTGGTCCTGGAATGGCTGGTCAGTCCGGAAGCGGGCGGGCCTGTCATACCAAGCCTTGCGTCGATTCACGCGGTGGGGCATCGGGTGGTGCACGGTGGTGAAAAATTTCGCGCATCGGTGCGCATCAACGCCAAAGTCATGACCGGGCTCGAGGACTGCATCGACCTTGCGCCTATTCATAATCCGGCCAATATCAATGGCATTCGTGCGGTTCAGGAAATTCTGGGAACCGAGATTCCGCAGATCGCTGTCTTCGATACCTCCTTTCATCTGACCATGCCGGAGCCGGCGTGGATGTATGCGATTCCTTATTCGCTTTATCGTCGGCACAAAGTCCGGCGCTATGGTTTTCATGGAACCTCGTGCCGCTTCGTGGCCCAGCGTTATCGAGAGATAACAGGTCGCACCGAAGCGCAAACCAATCTGATCCTCTTTCATCTCGGCAATGGCTGTTCCGTGACGGCGATCATCGGCGGCTTGTCTGTGGATACATCCATGGGCATGACGCCTTTGGAAGGCCTGATGATGGGCACGCGTTCGGGTGATATTGATCCTGCGGTGCTGGAACTGATCGCCGATAAGGAAGGGATGAACATTCACGAAATGGAAGCCCTTTTGAATAAGCAGTCGGGGCTGCTCGGCGTTTCGGGTTTGACTCATGACATGCGGGATCTTTTGGAAGAGGTGCAGGATAACGGCGATCGTCGCGCGCAGCTGGCGATTGATATGTTCTGCTACAGGGCCCGGAAATACCTGGGGGCCTATCTGGTCGCGACCGGCGGTGTGGATGCGATCGTTTTCACCGGCGGTATCGGCGAGAATGCCGATGTCGTGCGCGAGCAGATCCTGCGTGGTCTTCACCGTTTTGGTATCGAGGTCGATCCGGAAAAAAATAAGGAAACCGTGGGAAGTCGGGAGGGGAGGATCAGCAAGGATGGGCTCTCACCGGAAGTCTGGGTGATCCCGACCAACGAGGAACTCATGATCGCCCGCGATGTCCTGCAGCTGGTTAGCGGCTGA
- a CDS encoding Lrp/AsnC family transcriptional regulator, producing the protein MTLRDELDATDRQILMALQHDVKTPYQDIAERLSISTGTVHNRIKRLTQLGVLGDARAEIHIDKLGYSLFAFIGISLKEASKMEAVQKRLAAIPEVLESYFTTGEFSLIVKLVVRQTSELYHILTEKIQRIPDIQSTYTYVVLETLMRRDLNLTRVDKT; encoded by the coding sequence GTGACTTTGCGTGATGAACTTGATGCCACCGATCGACAGATCCTCATGGCTTTGCAGCATGATGTAAAGACCCCTTACCAGGATATTGCCGAGCGTCTGAGTATTTCCACGGGTACTGTCCACAATCGCATCAAACGGTTGACGCAGCTCGGCGTGCTCGGAGATGCGCGGGCCGAGATCCATATTGATAAATTGGGTTATTCCCTTTTTGCCTTCATTGGTATTTCCTTGAAGGAAGCCTCGAAGATGGAGGCGGTCCAAAAGCGTTTGGCGGCGATTCCTGAAGTGCTGGAGAGTTACTTCACCACTGGGGAATTTTCACTGATCGTGAAGCTGGTCGTGAGACAGACTTCGGAGCTGTATCACATCCTGACCGAAAAAATTCAGCGAATCCCTGATATCCAGTCCACCTATACCTATGTTGTGCTCGAAACTCTGATGCGGCGTGATCTGAATCTGACGCGCGTGGATAAAACCTGA